From Amphiprion ocellaris isolate individual 3 ecotype Okinawa chromosome 10, ASM2253959v1, whole genome shotgun sequence, one genomic window encodes:
- the LOC129347223 gene encoding solute carrier family 22 member 13-like: MLEFGEILKSIGEFGFFQKLITLGLALPHFLMATFLSSFLFVDTDPERRCNTDWILSAGPNLTTEEQLNLTLPREEDGSFSRCQMFVPVDWDIDAIRENGLNETTRCLNGWVYGNMLYEATIVTDFDLVCGKSNMAEIVQTVFMTGLLIGSLVFGPVAESFGRRRSTLLPAVLMVIFVIVVGVSPNFYVYLVTQFIAAAALGGYRMNSTVLATEWIGASKRSIASCVSQMFQGLGQSAMACLVYAIRDWRKVQYVLAGAEACVFLYMWWIPESARWLLGQGRTEEAKKLIYKVAAINKKEIPENVMDEVEREQKVQSGGIKEIFKSAVLTKRLFIISFAWCCVNLGYCSLILNVGKFGLSIFLVQFVFGISEMPAHLLCILFLELLGRKKSLISTLLAGGFVCLLTLAFPQDNAVVITILVTTGKFLLNWAFSVCMVYIQELFPTSVRQTAVGLASIAYRVAGLLSPPLNMLAVYHWSIPIVVFSVLTVFSGVFSCLLPETRKKELPDSTSDVNGMGPNKAAGSDFNMTENGSNNSTRL, encoded by the exons ATGCTGGAATTTGGAGAGATTCTGAAAAGCATCGGAGAGTTCGGCTTCTTCCAAAAGCTGATCACTCTTGGGTTGGCTCTGCCGCATTTCTTAATGGCAACTTTCCTTAGTAGTTTCCTTTTTGTTGATACAGATCCAGAGCGACGCTGTAACACAGACTGGATCCTTAGTGCTGGTCCTAATCTGACCACAGAGGAGCAGCTGAACCTGACTCTGCCCCGGGAGGAAGATGGGAGCTTCAGCAGGTGTCAGATGTTCGTCCCTGTGGACTGGGACATCGATGCCATCAGAGAAAATGGACTCAATGAGACCACCAGGTGTCTGAATGGATGGGTGTATGGAAACATGCTGTATGAAGCCACCATAGTCACTGAT TTTGATCTGGTCTGTGGGAAGTCTAACATGGCTGAAATTGTGCAGACGGTCTTCATGACAGGTTTACTCATCGGCTCGCTTGTGTTTGGACCTGTAGCTGAATC GTTCGGCCGCAGGAGATCCACGCTGTTGCCAGCCGTCCTCATGGTGATATTTGTCATAGTAGTTGGTGTGTCTCCAAACTTCTACGTTTACTTAGTGACACAGTTCATAGCTGCGGCTGCACTTGGAGGATACAGGATGAACTCCACTGTGTTAG CCACAGAGTGGATTGGGGCCTCCAAAAGGTCCATTGCCAGCTGTGTGAGCCAGATGTTTCAAGGTCTGGGACAGAGTGCCATGGCCTGTCTGGTCTATGCTATTCGTGACTGGAGAAAAGTGCAGTATGTCCTGGCAGGAGCAGAGGCCTGTGTATTCTTGTACATGTG GTGGATTCCTGAATCTGCCAGGTGGCTGCTGGGACAGGGAAGAACCGAAGAAGCTAAAAAGTTGATATATAAAGTTGCAGCAATCAATAAAAAGGAAATCCCAGAGAATGTGATGGATGAG GTAGAAAGGGAACAAAAAGTCCAAAGCGGAGGAATCAAAGAAATTTTCAAGTCTGCAGTCCTGACCAAACGTTTATTCATTATATCTTTTGCCTG GTGCTGTGTGAATCTTGGATACTGCTCCCTTATTCTGAATGTGGGAAAGTTCGGTCTGAGCATCTTCCTggttcagtttgtgtttgggATCTCAGAGATGCCTGCACATCTTCTCTGTATCTTGTTTCTGGAGCTCTTGGGGCGAAAAAAGTCCCTGATATCCACACTTCTGGCGGGTGGTTTCGTTTGCCTCTTAACCCTGGCTTTCCCTCAAG ACAACGCCGTGGTGATCACAATCCTTGTAACCACAGGGAAGTTTCTCCTGAACTGGGCGTTTTCAGTATGTATGGTCTACATTCAGGAGTTGTTTCCCACTTCTGTCAG GCAAACAGCTGTTGGCCTGGCCTCCATAGCTTACAGAGTGGCAGGGCTGCTGTCTCCACCACTCAACATGTTGGCCGTCTACCACTGGTCAATACCCATCGTTGTCTTCAGCGTCCTGACAGTGTTCAGTGGAGTTTTCAGCTGTCTGCTTCCTGAGACCAGGAAAAAAGAGCTTCCTGATTCAACTAGTGATGTCAACGG gATGGGGCCCAACAAGGCAGCAGGAAGCGATTTCAACATGACTGAAAACGGCAGTAATAATTCCACTAGACTCTAG
- the LOC111577997 gene encoding solute carrier family 22 member 13: MADFGEVLRSIGDFGLFQKITLFALCFPNFILPFHFASVFFVESDPERHCNTDWILSAGPNLTIEEQLNLTLPQEEDGSFSRCQMFVPVDWDIDAIRENGLNETTRCLNGWVYGNMLYEATIVTDFDLVCEHANFLEVAQTLFMAGILVGCLLFGPFAESFGRKRATQVPVVLMVIFCLTTGLCPNFYLYLASQFMAGIGYGGFRMNAIILATEWIGVSKRSWGACLPQLFAAVGQMALAGLIYLVRDWRLAQFVTASLLAVVAIYIWFIPESARWLLNRGRINEANQLITKAAAINKRAVSKSMLEKIVVKETKTKGGAIILIQSPVLRKYFFTVIFAWFSLNVTYYCLSFNVGKLGLDVFMTQAMFGLTELPAHIMSIWLLEAVGRKVSFISTILIGGLMCILILAVPQGDAVAVTILATAGRFFTNWAASICNVYVQELFPTSFRQTASGLGSIASRAGGLLAPLLNMLAMYHWVIPIVVYSTLTLVSGALGFVLPETRRKELPDSTDEAESNRSKATLKKQSKSNKSPEAKSTRL; this comes from the exons ATGGCTGATTTTGGAGAGGTTCTCCGTAGTATCGGAGATTTTGGATTATTTCAGAAGATTACCCTGTTTGCTCTTTGCTTCCCAAATTTTATTCTCCCTTTTCATTTTGCCAGCGTGTTTTTTGTCGAGTCCGATCCAGAGCGACACTGTAACACAGACTGGATCCTCAGTGCTGGTCCTAATCTGACCATAGAGGAGCAGCTGAACCTGACTCTGCCTCAGGAGGAAGATGGGAGCTTCAGCAGGTGTCAGATGTTCGTCCCTGTGGACTGGGACATCGATGCCATCAGAGAAAATGGACTCAATGAGACCACCAGGTGTCTGAATGGATGGGTGTATGGAAACATGCTGTATGAAGCCACCATAGTCACTGAT TTTGATCTAGTTTGTGAACACGCAAATTTCCTGGAAGTGGCACAGACATTGTTTATGGCTGGTATCCTTGTTGGATGTCTCTTATTTGGACCATTTGCTGAATC GTTTGGTCGTAAACGAGCGACTCAGGTCCCAGTCGTTCTGATGGTCATATTTTGTTTAACCACTGGACTATGTCCCAACTTCTACTTATATTTGGCTTCCCAGTTCATGGCAGGAATTGGCTATGGGGGATTTCGAATGAACGCCATTATACTGG CCACTGAATGGATCGGGGTGTCCAAACGATCATGGGGAGCATGTCTGCCTCAGTTATTCGCTGCAGTCGGACAGATGGCCCTCGCTGGTCTGATCTACCTCGTCAGAGACTGGAGACTGGCCCAGTTTGTCACTGCATCTCTGCTAGCAGTGGTCGCAATTTACATATG gtttatTCCAGAGTCGGCCAGGTGGTTGTTGAACAGAGGAAGGATAAACGAGGCCAACCAGCTGATTACCAAAGCGGCAGCCATAAACAAGCGCGCTGTTTCCAAATCTATGCTGGAAAAG ATTGTTGTCAAAGAAACTAAGACAAAGGGAGGCGCGATAATTCTTATCCAATCACCTGTGCTTAGGAAGTATTTCTTTACCGTAATTTTTGCATg GTTCTCCCTGAATGTTACCTActactgcctttctttcaacgTGGGGAAGCTCGGACTGGACGTGTTCATGACGCAGGCCATGTTTGGCCTGACTGAACTTCCGGCTCATATTATGAGCATTTGGCTGTTGGAAGCAGTGGGGAGGAAAGTGTCATTCATTTCGACGATTCTGATCGGAGGATTAATGTGCATCTTAATCTTAGCTGTTCCTCAAG GTGATGCTGTTGCTGTCACCATATTAGCAACTGCTGGGCGTTTTTTCACCAACTGGGCAGCATCTATATGCAACGTTTATGTTCAGGAGCTGTTTCCAACATCATTCCG gCAAACAGCCTCCGGTTTGGGCTCCATTGCCAGCAGAGCCGGTGGGCTGCTGGCTCCGCTGCTTAACATGTTGGCCATGTACCACTGGGTCATTCCCATCGTCGTCTACAGCACCCTGACTCTGGTCAGCGGAGCTCTCGGCTTCGTGCTCCCTGAGACCAGAAGAAAAGAGCTTCCGGATTCAACTGACGAGGCCGAGAGCAACAG AAGCAAGGCTACCCTGAAGAAGCAAAGTAAATCAAATAAATCTCCAGAAGCCAAGTCAACCCGTCTGTAA
- the LOC111577999 gene encoding solute carrier family 22 member 13-like isoform X2, with the protein MTDCQPPLFTSAHHIFARDSMPAQVLKEQLNLTLPREEDGSFSRCQMFVPVDWDIDAIRENGLNETTRCLNGWVYGNTLYEATIVTDFDLVCGRGNMVQVLQTVFMAGMVLGFLIFGPAADSFGRKRAIQIPTVMLLVFIVTTALCPNVYLYLVSQFLVGVGTGGYRVNCIVLTTEWIGASKRSWGVGVAQLFGAIGQCVLAGLIYGVRKWRLAQLISATPLVLTVVYIWFIPESARWLLNRGRTEEAKKLIIKAAAINKRPIPDSLLEEIKVTNTVNDGGIKLIFGSRLLARYFFIVSLAWFSLNLSIYSLYFDMASLGLSIFVTQLLFGVFEVPALLLSMWLLEILGRKILFTAVLLIGGLCSMLILAVPESYAIASTCLAVASRVCMIFMASVCAVYMQELFPTSVRQSATALGSMAGRAGSIVAPLLNMLSVYHWAIPISILSSFTIISGALGLLLPETRNKELPETASDAEGNRFASSKQVNLGQLLTPLSKP; encoded by the exons ATGACAGACTGTCAACCTCCTCTGTTTACATCTGCTCATCATATTTTTGCCAGGGATTCCATGCCAGCACAGGTGCTTA AGGAGCAGCTGAACCTGACTCTGCCTCGGGAGGAGGACGGGAGCTTCAGCAGGTGTCAGATGTTCGTCCCTGTGGACTGGGACATCGATGCCATCAGAGAAAATGGACTCAATGAGACCACCAGGTGTCTGAATGGATGGGTGTATGGAAACACGCTGTATGAAGCCACCATAGTCACTGAT TTTGATCTGGTCTGTGGTCGGGGTAACATGGTGCAAGTGTTACAAACAGTGTTTATGGCTGGAATGGTTCTTGGTTTCCTCATTTTTGGACCTGCTGCTGATTC gtTCGGTCGCAAACGAGCAATTCAAATTCCAACAGTTATGTTGTTGGTATTCATTGTGACAACAGCCCTATGCCCCAATGTCTATTTATATTTAGTTTCCCAGTTTTTAGTTGGAGTTGGAACTGGAGGATATCGAGTCAACTGTATTGTACTAA CCACTGAATGGATCGGGGCATCCAAAAGATCATGGGGAGTAGGTGTGGCTCAGCTATTTGGTGCAATCGGACAGTGCGTCCTCGCTGGTTTGATCTATGGCGTCCGAAAGTGGAGACTGGCTCAACTAATCTCAGCAACTCCCCTTGTCTTGACTGTTGTTTACATATG GTTCATTCCAGAGTCAGCCAGGTGGCTGTTAAacagagggaggacagaagAGGCTAAAAAGCTCATCATCAAAGCAGCAGCCATTAATAAACGTCCCATCCCAGACTCTCTGCTGGAAGAG ATTAAAGTGACCAACACTGTGAATGACGGCggcattaaattgatttttggATCACGACTACTGGCCAGATATTTCTTTATTGTGTCACTGGCATG GTTTTCACTGAACCTTTCCATCTACTCCCTATATTTTGACATGGCAAGCCTGGGCTTGAGCATATTTGTGACACAGCtcctttttggtgtttttgaagTACCTGCTCTTTTACTCTCCATGTGGCTATTGGAGATTTTGGGGAGAAAAATATTATTCACAGCAGTCCTTCTGATTGGAGGACTCTGTTCCATGCTGATCCTGGCTGTTCCTGAAA GTTATGCCATTGCTTCGACATGTTTAGCTGTCGCATCACGTGTCTGCATGATATTTATGGCTTCTGTTTGTGCTGTCTATATGCAGGAGTTGTTTCCGACATCGGTTAG ACAATCAGCAACAGCTTTAGGATCCATGGCAGGGAGAGCAGGCTCTATAGTGGCTCCACTGCTGAACATGTTATCTGTGTACCACTGGGCCATACCCATCTCCATCCTCAGCAGCTTCACCATCATCAGCGGAGCTCTCGGCCTCCTGCTTCCTGAGACCAGAAACAAAGAGCTTCCAGAAACAGCCAGTGACGCCGAGGGCAACAGGTTTGCAAGCAGCAAGCAAGTAAATCTGGGTCAACTCCTAACACCTTTATCAAAGCCATGA
- the LOC111577999 gene encoding solute carrier family 22 member 13-like isoform X1, translating into MADFGEVLRNIGEFGLFQQINLFALCFPNIIQSFAVASLLFVEFDPERHCNTDWILSAGPNLTTEEQLNLTLPREEDGSFSRCQMFVPVDWDIDAIRENGLNETTRCLNGWVYGNTLYEATIVTDFDLVCGRGNMVQVLQTVFMAGMVLGFLIFGPAADSFGRKRAIQIPTVMLLVFIVTTALCPNVYLYLVSQFLVGVGTGGYRVNCIVLTTEWIGASKRSWGVGVAQLFGAIGQCVLAGLIYGVRKWRLAQLISATPLVLTVVYIWFIPESARWLLNRGRTEEAKKLIIKAAAINKRPIPDSLLEEIKVTNTVNDGGIKLIFGSRLLARYFFIVSLAWFSLNLSIYSLYFDMASLGLSIFVTQLLFGVFEVPALLLSMWLLEILGRKILFTAVLLIGGLCSMLILAVPESYAIASTCLAVASRVCMIFMASVCAVYMQELFPTSVRQSATALGSMAGRAGSIVAPLLNMLSVYHWAIPISILSSFTIISGALGLLLPETRNKELPETASDAEGNRFASSKQVNLGQLLTPLSKP; encoded by the exons ATGGCAGACTTTGGAGAGGTTCTGAGGAACATTGGAGAATTTGGATTATTCCAGCAGATAAATCTGTTTGCACTTTGCTTTCCAAATATAATTCAGTCTTTTGCAGTTGCAAGTTTACTTTTTGTCGAGTTCGATCCAGAGCGACACTGTAACACAGACTGGATCCTCAGTGCTGGTCCTAATCTGACCACAGAGGAGCAGCTGAACCTGACTCTGCCTCGGGAGGAGGACGGGAGCTTCAGCAGGTGTCAGATGTTCGTCCCTGTGGACTGGGACATCGATGCCATCAGAGAAAATGGACTCAATGAGACCACCAGGTGTCTGAATGGATGGGTGTATGGAAACACGCTGTATGAAGCCACCATAGTCACTGAT TTTGATCTGGTCTGTGGTCGGGGTAACATGGTGCAAGTGTTACAAACAGTGTTTATGGCTGGAATGGTTCTTGGTTTCCTCATTTTTGGACCTGCTGCTGATTC gtTCGGTCGCAAACGAGCAATTCAAATTCCAACAGTTATGTTGTTGGTATTCATTGTGACAACAGCCCTATGCCCCAATGTCTATTTATATTTAGTTTCCCAGTTTTTAGTTGGAGTTGGAACTGGAGGATATCGAGTCAACTGTATTGTACTAA CCACTGAATGGATCGGGGCATCCAAAAGATCATGGGGAGTAGGTGTGGCTCAGCTATTTGGTGCAATCGGACAGTGCGTCCTCGCTGGTTTGATCTATGGCGTCCGAAAGTGGAGACTGGCTCAACTAATCTCAGCAACTCCCCTTGTCTTGACTGTTGTTTACATATG GTTCATTCCAGAGTCAGCCAGGTGGCTGTTAAacagagggaggacagaagAGGCTAAAAAGCTCATCATCAAAGCAGCAGCCATTAATAAACGTCCCATCCCAGACTCTCTGCTGGAAGAG ATTAAAGTGACCAACACTGTGAATGACGGCggcattaaattgatttttggATCACGACTACTGGCCAGATATTTCTTTATTGTGTCACTGGCATG GTTTTCACTGAACCTTTCCATCTACTCCCTATATTTTGACATGGCAAGCCTGGGCTTGAGCATATTTGTGACACAGCtcctttttggtgtttttgaagTACCTGCTCTTTTACTCTCCATGTGGCTATTGGAGATTTTGGGGAGAAAAATATTATTCACAGCAGTCCTTCTGATTGGAGGACTCTGTTCCATGCTGATCCTGGCTGTTCCTGAAA GTTATGCCATTGCTTCGACATGTTTAGCTGTCGCATCACGTGTCTGCATGATATTTATGGCTTCTGTTTGTGCTGTCTATATGCAGGAGTTGTTTCCGACATCGGTTAG ACAATCAGCAACAGCTTTAGGATCCATGGCAGGGAGAGCAGGCTCTATAGTGGCTCCACTGCTGAACATGTTATCTGTGTACCACTGGGCCATACCCATCTCCATCCTCAGCAGCTTCACCATCATCAGCGGAGCTCTCGGCCTCCTGCTTCCTGAGACCAGAAACAAAGAGCTTCCAGAAACAGCCAGTGACGCCGAGGGCAACAGGTTTGCAAGCAGCAAGCAAGTAAATCTGGGTCAACTCCTAACACCTTTATCAAAGCCATGA